CCTCAGAAATCAGAGCATAGAAAAAGGCGGGGCTGACTAATTAAATGAAAGGATTTCGAACCAAAATCTTTGCTAATTCGACAAGGATtgtattctttaattatttctctattttttattacttaatttaagaataaaaaaaaattattctaatgaattttattcttcttcttcggattcaaaatagaagaataaaagaataagtagaagaattaAATTAAGTCAATCCAAAAGGAAAAGGAGGTTCATGGCCAAGGGAAAAGATGTTAGAATCAGAGTTATTTTGGAATGCATCAGTTGTGTTCGAAAAGGTGCCAATGAGGAATCGACGGGGATTTCTAGATATAGTACTCAAAAGAATCGCCACAATACACCCGGACAATTAGAATTCAAAAAattttgtcgttattgtcgcaAGCATACGACTCATCACGAAATAAAGAAATAGGAACATCGTGTATTCGATCTTTCCAAACAACAGAAAGAGTAAGAACTTCATATTTTATATATAAATAAAACATAGTATAGAATACAAAATACAAATCAACTCATCTGATTTCCGGTCGATATTATTTCATATGTATAGAGGGTATTCATATACTATAAATATGAATCAAATAAGATATGGATCAAAGAAAAACTACTTCTTCTGGATCCTAAATTAATAAAATAAAGAAGTGCATTTTCCAATTTTAAATTAAATAAGGAATAAATCATGTATACATCTAAACAACCTTTTCTTAAATCTAAGCAACCCTTTAGTAAATCCAAGCAAACTTTTAATAAATCCAAGCAACCCTTTCGTAAATCCAAGCAAACTTTTCGTAAATTCAAACAACCTTTTCGTAAATCTAAACAACCTTTTCGTAGGCGTCCCCGGATTGGCCCGGGAGATCGAATTGATTATAGAAACATGAGTTTAATTAATAGATTTATTAGTGAACAAGGAAAAATATTATCGAGACGAATAAATAGATTAACCTTGAAACAACAACGATTAATTACTCTTGCTATAAAACAGGCTCGTATTTTATCTTTTTTACCGTTTCGTAACTATGAGAACGAAAAACAATTTCAAGCCCAGTCAATTTCAATAATTACAGGTTCTAGACCCAGAAAAAATAGACATATTCCTCAATTAACGCAAAAGTACAATTCCAATCGAAACTTAAGAAACTACAACCAaaatttaagaaacaacaaccggAACTTAAGTTCCGATTGTTGATGTTTTATTCGAATTCGCAAGGGCCAGACCTATATATATTATAAAGAAAGTAATCCAGCTCGTCGATTCCTACCACTtaatcttaatttattgtatcttCCCGGAGTTCCCTCTCCGGGAATTCATCTTTTATTATTCCAGTATATTACTTTATTTATACCTTTAATTGATGATCTTTATTTTATTGGAAATCGTGTAAAGATTATTTGGATTTGATACAGCTACTTGTGCAAGCATTTTACGattaagaatcaatttcttcttgTACAGGTTGTGTATTAATTTACTATAACTATCGAATACTTTATATACCCGCGTTGCTGCGTTTATCCGAGTGATCCACAAACGACGAAAATCCCTCTTTTGCCTACCTCTATCTCGATGAGAGGAAACAAAAGCTCTTTTTACTTGTTGGGTAATCATTCGATTAAGTCTTAAATGAGCCCCTCTAAAGTTTGAGGCAAATGAACGCATTTTTGTTCGTCGTCTCCGGGCTATATATCCTCGCGGAACTCTGGTCATTGAATCAAATTAACCTTAATGAATAACTAATGATTTCTCTTCTTTTAGCCACCCTTTTTCTCATTAATAACAAAACTAATTATTCCGATATATAAAATATTAATTCCAATGGCTTTTGCTATAGTAACCTTCCCAACCACGATTTTTTATTCCACTCCGTTCAGTTATTTCTATACGAAATAACAAATTCATTCTAAATAATACTAAAAAAAATAGTGGGTTCCATCGTTTCTATGGTTCCCTTTTAAACGGTGAGGCCCTCTCTATACACCGGAGCCCTTTCTTTCATCAAAAAGTATTACGAACTTGTATAGTTCACATTCTTTGGCTCTACCTATCCATTATAGAGTAAATAGCTCTTTTCACAATAAGAGTTATCCATACAGTGACGGTATTTAATTATGAAAGTTGGCTAAGTAGCTGACCCTGTTAGTCCGTTCTTTATAAGATAAAAGAGCAtaagcctttttctttttattactaTTTCCTCCGCTTAATGGATAACCATTTGCtaccaatgggagaattgcttcttATTTCCAAATTTAGATAATTCGATTTGCACCAAAGGAAACCAGAAATTCCATATACCATAGAAATCTAGGATAGAGAAGCTATATCCTATTCATTGGTACTAATCAGGGATACTtcaaattttttttatatttgtttgaaGTCATGATCTGAACGAGTCGCACATACACCCTAGCACATGTTCCTCGACGCTGAGGGCATCCTTTAAGCGCAGCCGTTTTTCTAGCATTTCGTATTGGCTGTCTTGCGTTTCTAATAAGTTGTTTAACCGTTGGCATGTTGTATGTATATAGAAAAAAATGGATTGGTTTAGATCCATCTTAACCTGATGATTGCTCATCATGAAGTCTTTCTATTTTCTATTAAATCGAGGAAAACACGAATTTAGCTGTGAAATAACTTTACAAGAAATCCGGACACTACCAATCCTTAAACATTTCCGGAAACCACACTGGATCAGTATCGCAGTGCTTGTCAATCATTTCATCCCCTACAATATCGACAAGTCCATAAGCTTTGGCTTCGTCTGCTGACATAAAAACATCCCTTTCCATGTCTTCGGATACAACCCAAAAAGGCTTGCCTGTTCTTAGTGCATAAACCCTTGTGATCATTTCGCGAACTTTGTGTAACTCTTCTACTTCTAGTAAAAATTCTGGTGTCCTTGCCCGATAATAAGCACTAGCAGGTTGGTGAAGCATAATCCTCGCGTGAGGGAATGCTATACGCTTGGCGGGTTCTCCTCCAAGCAGAATGAAGGACgccatggacgcggctattccgAGGCATATTGTATATATATCTGGTGTCACCGTTTGCATCGTATCAAAAATAGCCATTCCTGAGATTAGCCAACCGCCTGGGGAGTttataaacaaaaaaatatcacTAATTCCATCTTCTATACTCAGATATACCATGAGACCTGTAATATGattcgtgatctcgcaacgaatcTCTTGACCTAAAAAAAGTGTCCTTTCTCGATACATAACATTGTATAAGTCAACCCAAGTCGCTTCTTCATCTCCAGGAATCCGGTAAGGTACTTTTGGAACACCAATGGGCATATTAGATTAATATTATTAAATTTAAGTAAGAAACACTTTAATATGGAAACGTAAGAATGGAACAGAAAGAAAGAATCTGCAGTTTATTGTCTTAATTTTTATTCTTATTCTATTCTATTTTATTCTTATTCTATTCTATATGAATACTATAGATTCTATTAATACATAGATGGAAAGGTTATACATATAAGAAAGGTAAGACAGATTGAATAAAGAAAAAGGAATGGGTGATTCGAATGCTAAACAAAGAGGGGTAGCGATCTATTCTTCGTTTTTTCCAAATTGGCCAAGTTACCCATTGCATATTGGCACTTATCGAGTATAGAATAGATctgcttctctttcttcttatgaACAGAATTGGCTTCTTATTTTTAATGGAATGAAATAAATATTCGCGCTTTCTGACACAGAATCCCCTAGAAGGGTTAGGTACAATGGATAATCTTTTTCAATGCGATAAAATAAAGCGACatcgtgtctatttttctttgctAAAGGGGTATTTCCATGGGTTTGCCTTGGTATCGTGTTCATACTGTCGTATTGAATGatccgggtcgattgcttgcggtgcATATAATGCACACAGCTCTAGTTTCTGGTTGGGCTGGCTCAATGGCTTTATACGAATTAGCAGTTTTTGATCCCTCTGATCCTGTTCTGGATCCAATGTGGAGACAAGGTATGTTCGTAATTCCCTTCATGACTCGTTTAGGAATAACGGATTCGTGGGGTGGTTGGAGTATTTCAGGAGGAACTGTAACAAATCCGGGTATTTGGAGTTATGAAGGTGTGGCAGCTACGCATATTGTGTTTTCTGGCTTGTGTTTCTTGGCAGCGATCTGGCATTGGGTATATTGGGACCTAGAAATATTCTCTGATGAGCGGACGGGAAAACCCTCTTTGGATTTGCCCAAGATCTTTGGAATTCATTTATTTCTTGCAGGGGTGGCTTGCTTTGGCTTTGGGGCATTTCATGTAACGGGTTTGTATGGTCCTGGGATATGGGTATCCGATCCTTATGGACTAACTGGAAAAGTACAAGCTGTAAATCCAGCGTGGGGTGCAGAAGGTTTTGATCCTTTTGTTCCGGGGGGAATAGCTTCTCATCATATTGCTGCGGGTACATTGGGTATATTAGCGGGCTTATTCCATCTTAGTGTCCGTCCGCCTCAACGTCTATATAAAGGATTACGTATGGGCAATATTGAAACTGTACTTTCCAGTAGTATCGCTGCTGTTTTTTTTGCAGCTTTCGTAGTTGCTGGAACTATGTGGTATGGGTCAGCAACGACCCCAATCGAATTATTTGGGCCTACTCGTTATCAGTGGGATCAGGGATACTTTCAGCAAGAAATATATCGAAGAGTTAGCAATGGTTTAGCCGAAAATCTTAGTTTATCAGAAGCTTGGTCTAAAATTCCCGAAAAATTAGCCTTTTATGATTATATTGGTAATAATCCGGCAAAAGGGGGATTATTCAGAGCGGGCTCAATGGACAATGGGGATGGAATAGCTGTTGGATGGTTAGGACATCCCGTCTTTAGAGATAAAGAAGGACGTGAGCTTTTTGTACGCCGTATGCCTACTTTTTTTGAAACATTTCCGGTTGTTTTGGTAGATGAGGAGGGAATTGTTAGAGCGGACGTTCCTTTTAGAAGAGCAGAATCCAAATATAGTGTTGAACAAGTAGGCGTAACGGTGGAGTTCTATGGTGGCGAACTTAATGGAGTAAATTATTCTGATCCTGCTACTGTAAAAAAATATGCGAGGCGTTCTCAATTAGGGGAAATTTTTGAATTAGACCGGGCTACTTTGAAATCCGATGGTGTTTTTCGCAGCAGTCCAAGGGGTTGGTTCACTTTTGGTCATGCTACCTTTGCTTTGCTCTTCTTTTTCGGACACATTTGGCATGGCGCTAGAACATTGTTCCGAGATGTTTTTGCTGGTATTGATCCAGATTTGGATGCTCAAGTGGAATTTGGAACATTCCAAAAAGTGGGAGATCCAACTACAAAGAAACAGGCAGTCTGATACACATTGTTATGGTATCTTTCACCTCTCTTTTTTGATTTGACATCTCCCATCCTTTCTTTgactctttttctttctttatatGGGAAATTCTCCCAAATGACAAATGAATAGGTGTGGAAGTTATAATTGTAAATAAACCACGATCGAATCTATGGAAGCATTGGTTTATACGTTCCTTTTAGTTTCGACTTTAGGGATAATTTTTTTCGCTATCTTCTTCCGAGAACCACCTAAGGTTCCACCAACTCCaactaaaagaataaaataatTTCATTTAAGTAAGAAGTCTCCCAGATAGGGGGACTTCTTACTTAAATTAGTCTCCGTGTTCTTCGAATGGATCTCTTAAttgttgagagggttgcccaaacgCGGTATATAAGGCATACCCAGTAAAGCTTACAAGTAAACCAGATATGGAGATGGCGACTAAAGTTGCTGTTTCCATTTTTATAGAATTTCAAGATTACAATGGATCTACGAAAAGATCGTGTATTTACAACTACAACGGAATAGTATACAAAGTCAACACCAATGATTAAATATAATTTATGGCTACACAAACCGTTGAAGATAGTTCTAAACCTAGGCCAAAACGAACTGGTGCAGGTAGTTTACTGAAACCCTTGAATTCGGAATATGGGAAAGTCGCCCCGGGTTGGGGGACTACTCCTTTTATGGGGGTCGCAATGGCTTTATTCGCTATATTCCTATCTATCATTTTAGAAATTTATAATTCTTCCATTTTACTGGATGGAATTTTAACCAATTAGGTTTCTACTAACTAAAACTAGGAAGTCAGAGTTTTTCCATCCAAAAAAGCCTTTCTAGTTTAAGCTCTACATTTCTAGATATTATGGTAGTTCGACcgcggaatttttttgtttcggtATCTCTGGAATATGAGTGTGTGACTTGTTAGAATTGATCCTATTGATAATACATAGAAAGGGCCTGTTATCTCTATCAAGATGATTCTAATTCGTCAGATATTATTTATTCTAGTATCTGGAACACGAAATAGATAGAGTGGATCAAAAAAAATGGAACTATGATTCATACTCACTATTAAGACCTCGCAACCAGACTGAAAAATTCAAGTAGttcttaaataaaaataaaaaagaaattttCTTCCTTACAATTTTGTTTGCCCAAAAGACAACTTTTTTTCTATCGATTTTGTCGAGTCATTACACTGATTCAATTTCAATAAATGATTATCAAGCGGTTCTTATTCGAAGAACCCTTGCCTTTTGTTTAGCTTGAGACTAAATCATCGTGGCTCTAGTATGAATCTAAGGTTTTAATTGAACTGATTCATAGGATCACAACAAGATAATTTCTATATTACGcataaaaaaaaatccaaaataggGAAGAGAAAAGTCAAGAAGCCTCTAATGACCAACATAAgggaaaggaagaaagaaagacGCGCCAACTTGAGATTTTTTGGCATTATCATCACAAAGAAGATATTCCggattttttttatttgctaTCTTCAAGGCAAATCGACCCGATTCAGTGGCTGATGAAGTTTTGAACCTTTTTTCTAATATTCGTTGAAAATTTGTGTGTTTCTGCTTGAGCCGTACGAGATGAAATTTTCATATACGGCTCTTAGAGGGGGGCGTGGGTTAGTTACCTATCTCAATAAAGTATATGATTGGTTTGAGGAACGTCTTGAGATTCAGGCAATTGCGGATGATATAACTAGTAAATATGTTCCTCCCCATGTCAACATATTTTATTGTTTAGGGGGAATTACACTTACTTGTTTTCTAGTACAAGTCGCTACCGGTTTTGCTATGACTTTTTACTACCGACCAACCGTTACAGAGGCTTTTTCCTCGGTTCAATAcataatgaccgaggccaactttGGTTGGTTAATCCGATCAGTTCATCGATGGTCAGCAAGTATGATGGTTTTAATGATGATCCTGCATGTATTTCGTGTGTATCTCACAGGGGGATTTAAAAAACCCCGTGAATTAACTTGGGTGACAGGTGTGGTTTTGGCTGTTTTGACTGCATCATTTGGTGTAACTGGTTATTCTTTGCCTTGGGATCAAATTGGCTATTGGGCAGTCAAAATTGTGACAGGTGTACCTGACGCCATTCCGGTAATAGGATCGCCTTTAGTGGAGTTATTACGCGGAAGTGCTAGTGTGGGCCAATCCACTTTGACTCGTTTTTATAGTTTACATACCTTTGTACTGCCTCTGCTTACTGCCGTATTTATGTTAATGCACTTTCCAATGATACGTAAGCAAGGTATTTCGGGTCCTTTATAGGGAAGGCATATCATAGAGAATTCTAATTCTCATATATCATATCGGGTAGGTTGTGGTATTTCATTGCTACAAGCATGGGTTATTGTAAAATAACACATGTCATTTGGATACTTCTCTtcaactccgaagtatttttatACGATACAAATAGTTGAAGTTAATTTTACGAAAGAAAAAAGGCGGATTATGGGAGTGTGTGACTTGAATTATTGATTTGGCCATGCAGATAAAGAATTGGATCTGCCACATTAGAATTCACAACCAAAGGTGTCTCCGCATCCAATCAACATGTAAGTCCCCTACCTAGGAAGGATAGGCTGGTTCACTTGAGGAGAATATCTTCTATGATCATACCGCAACCATGTCATCCATGAACaggctccgtaagatcccatagaGTGGAAATGGAATCAGTCATGTGACATGATCCAATTCTCTATTTATTACACTTACCTTTTTATTATAGTATGGAAATGCATTCATTTTCTTTGCATCGATTGTGATCCGCAATACTATCGGAGTAAAAGAAGGGATCTAAGGAAGAATGTAGGCTAAACTTTTTgattttttattagtaacaagTAAATATTTTGTTTGGAGGTAAGAAACTTGCGATATTGAGGGGATAAATACCAACTAATCAAGAGACATGAGACAATCCACAAAGCaattgatcatgatcaaatttgtAAGCCCACTTGGATATTGAGCATTTACCCATAAGAATAGGATTATTTTCAATGAGTAGTGGTAGGTGCAACTTTGGAAAAGAGAATCTGATAAAGCTTTTTTTGTCTAGAGTCATTGAGTCATTATATACCTTAATTCTATTAAGGATCTTCCGCGGTCTTATTTCTTTCACTCTTGCTCGAGCCGGATGATGATAAATTCTCATGTCCGGTTCCTTTGGGGGATGGATCCTAAAGAGTTCACCTATCCCAATAACAAAGAAACCAGACTTAAATGATCCTGTATtaagagctaaattagctaaaggGATGGGACATAATTATTACGGGGAACCCGCATGGCCCAAcgatcttttatatatttttccagtAGTAATTCTAGGTACTATTGCATGTAATGTAGGTTTAGCGGTTCTCGAGCCATCAATGATTGGTGAACCGGCAGACCCGTTTGCAACTCCTTTGGAAATATTACCCGAGTGGTACTTCTTTCCCGTGTTTCAAATACTCCGTACGGTACCCAATAAGTTATTGGGCGTTCTCTTAATGGTTTCTGTGCCAACAGGCTTATTGACAGTACCTTTTCTAGAGAATGTCAATAAATTCCAAAATCCATTTCGCCGCCCAGTAGCTACGACCGTTTTTTTAATCGGTACTGTAGTAGCTCTTTGGTTAGGTATTGGAGCAACACTACCCATTGATAAATCGTTAACTTTAGgtcttttttagattttttttgattCATTCAAccatgaagtaccataggtatctaGGAAATAGTTACTTCCAAGTAGAATCTTCCCTAGATACCTAAAatccattttattattttattatgatCCATTTCGCGAAAATATAGATTGTACCAAAGAtgcaaaattgttttcttttttctttttattctattCTAactcgaaaaagaagaagaaaaaaaattgcaATGGATTTAAAACGAGAGTTTATTCTTAAGTAAATCAATTGGGAGATGCTTCTCTAGAGTGTCCCATATATGTTTTCTATCTTCCATACGAAAACTGTCAATTCTCATAAGATCTTCTTCAGTCTTACTCAAAAGGTCCAATAGTGTATGTATATTGGCCCTTTTTAGACAATTATATGTTCTAGAAGTTAATTCTAATTGATCAATAAAAATACAATTCAATGgaattccttttttgtttttctttagatTAGTTAATCTTTTTTGAAAAGTAAAAAGGGGTGGAGTAaacctgtttttattttcttcGAAACTAGTGCCCTCTTCCTCGGCGTGtagaaaaggaagaaataaatCAATCAAATTACGAGAAGCCTCATAAAGCGCTTCCTTAGGGGTTAAACTTCCATTAGTCCATATTTCTAGAAAAAGTATCTCGTGTTTTTCATTTCCATTCCCACAAGAAAAAATACTATAATTCACATTTCGAACAGGCATGGATacagcatctataggataactTCCATCTTGATAGTTCTTTCTGAGTTCTGTCTGATATCCACGATCTCTCTTGATCTGTAAATCAATACAGAAATCAATGGGCTCTGTCAAGTTAGCTATAGGTTGTGCCGTATCAACGGTTTCTACGGAAGGCGGTAAGATGATATCTTGAGCAGTTATGTATCTAGGACCTTTGACGCAAATTGATGCGTCTCTAACTCCATAGAGATTACTTCTCAATACAATTTCTTTCAAATTTAGTAAAATTTCTTGTACGGATTCTTCAATACCTGCTATTGTAGAATATTCGTGTGGCACGCTCCCAAATTTTGCACGTGTGATACATGTTCCTTCTATTTCGCCAAGTAAAGCTCTTCGCAAGGCAATACCAACGGTGTCCGCTTGACCTTTTCTAAGCGGGGACAGAATGAAACGACCATAATAAAGACGCTTACTATCTACTCTTGATTCAACACACTTCCACTGTAGTGTTTGAGTGGATCCtgctacctcctctcgaaccataATAGACTAGTATTATTATTTTATCATTGAATCGTTTATTTCTCTTGAAAGTTGAAAGCGGGTTAATTCTTTTACAGACGTCTTTTTTT
The sequence above is drawn from the Hordeum vulgare subsp. vulgare unplaced genomic scaffold, MorexV3_pseudomolecules_assembly, whole genome shotgun sequence genome and encodes:
- the LOC123422843 gene encoding 30S ribosomal protein S18, chloroplastic, whose translation is MYTSKQPFLKSKQPFSKSKQTFNKSKQPFRKSKQTFRKFKQPFRKSKQPFRRRPRIGPGDRIDYRNMSLINRFISEQGKILSRRINRLTLKQQRLITLAIKQARILSFLPFRNYENEKQFQAQSISIITGSRPRKNRHIPQLTQKYNSNRNLRNYNQNLRNNNRNLSSDC